ATTGACGAGTCAAAGGTGGCAACTCACTCAGACGATAACTCCCATGAAGTAGAAACGCTGAAACGGATTCAAGGAACGCTGCGTCTCTGTGCGCATATTTTAGCTGAGGATCAGACGCAACTGGCAGGGCAATTATTAGGGCGGTTGCTGTCTTTTCCCCAACCTGAGATTCAGGCATTATTAGCACAGGCAAAGCAGTGGCAAGATAATCCTTGGTTGCGTCCCCTGACACCTAGCTTAACTCCTCCCGGTGGGCGTTTGCTTCGTACTCTCACAGGTCATAACCACTGGGTAAACGCACTCGCCCTCACCCCAGACGGCAAGCGGGTGATTTCTGCTTCATCTGACAGGACTCTCAAAGTTTGGGACTTGGCAGATGGCAAAGAAGTTTTCACACTTACTGGTGATAGTTCCTCGGTAACGGCAGTTGCCCTCACCCCAGACGGCAAGCGGGTGATTTCTGCTTCCGATGACAGCACGATCATTGTTTGGGATTTGGCAGATGGCAAAGAAGTTTTCACACTTACTGGTCATAGCAACTCGGTAAACGCAGTTGCCCTCACCCCAGACGGCAAGCGGGTGATTTCTGCTTCCGATGACAGCACGATCATTGTTTGGGATTTGGCAGATGGCAAAGAAGTTTTCACACTTACTGGTCATAGCAACTCGGTAAACGCAGTTGCCCTCACCCCAGACGGCAAGCGGGTGATTTCTGCTTCCGATGACAGCACGATCATTGTTTGGGATTTGGCAGATGGCAAAGAAGTTTTCACACTTACTGGTCATAGCAACTCGGTAAACGCAGTTGCCCTCACCCCAGACGGCAAGCGGGTGATTTCTGCTTCCGATGACAGCACGATCATTGTTTGGGATTTGGCAGATGGCAAAGAAGTTTTCACACTTACTGGTCATAGCAACTCGGTAAACGCAGTTG
This portion of the Brasilonema sennae CENA114 genome encodes:
- a CDS encoding PQQ-binding-like beta-propeller repeat protein translates to MGKFADKLAAQPLYFQNAYLSSAVKSQVKSGKFAEYYKLLTDFDYLEAKIKRPEFGVQALITDYDLIDESKVATHSDDNSHEVETLKRIQGTLRLCAHILAEDQTQLAGQLLGRLLSFPQPEIQALLAQAKQWQDNPWLRPLTPSLTPPGGRLLRTLTGHNHWVNALALTPDGKRVISASSDRTLKVWDLADGKEVFTLTGDSSSVTAVALTPDGKRVISASDDSTIIVWDLADGKEVFTLTGHSNSVNAVALTPDGKRVISASDDSTIIVWDLADGKEVFTLTGHSNSVNAVALTPDGKRVISASDDSTIIVWDLADGKEVFTLTGHSNSVNAVALTPDGKRVISASDDSTIIVWDLADGKEVFTLTGHSNSVNAVALTPDGKRVISASDDSTIIVWDLADGKEVFTLTGHSNSVNAVALTPDGKRVISASDDSTIIVWDLADGKEVFTLTGHNHWVNALALTPDGKRVISASYGTLKVWDLADGKVITNFTADNSVYCCAVAPDGMTITAGDSSGQIHFLQLEAGL